One stretch of Leptospira hartskeerlii DNA includes these proteins:
- a CDS encoding RNA polymerase sigma factor — MGSLDTIYRRERDRILAWVRSRVTDPEEAEDLLQESFLTAVTELDSAGSIEYLLAYVYAVLRNKVGDWYRFKKAGKYSNSRLEQEFFLEDALPDKAAGPEKEFYRSLVLQELAIALEELPEEQKSAFVENVFEGKSFREISEATGIPEGTLSARKSYAKDFLAKRLKDLKVFFLEEF; from the coding sequence TTGGGATCCTTGGACACGATATACAGACGGGAAAGAGATAGAATTCTTGCATGGGTTCGTTCCAGGGTTACGGATCCTGAAGAAGCAGAAGATCTTCTTCAGGAATCTTTTTTAACCGCTGTAACTGAACTGGATTCCGCTGGGTCTATCGAATATCTTTTAGCTTATGTGTATGCGGTTCTTCGCAATAAAGTCGGGGACTGGTACAGATTTAAAAAAGCTGGGAAGTATTCTAACTCTCGTTTAGAGCAGGAGTTTTTCTTAGAGGATGCGTTACCGGATAAAGCAGCAGGACCTGAAAAGGAATTTTACAGAAGTCTTGTGCTCCAGGAATTAGCGATCGCTTTAGAAGAGCTACCTGAAGAACAAAAATCCGCGTTTGTGGAAAACGTGTTCGAAGGAAAATCCTTTAGAGAAATTTCGGAAGCCACCGGAATTCCGGAAGGAACTCTCTCAGCACGAAAATCTTACGCTAAGGATTTTTTAGCAAAACGTTTGAAGGACCTTAAGGTTTTCTTTCTGGAAGAGTTTTGA
- a CDS encoding 4Fe-4S dicluster domain-containing protein, translated as MNRKDFFRKGLAKAFSVMEEGVNEISETWKTAVEEEKKAEPEKSSPKKNQIKVPKPKTVKSKFKGFRNLQFPPGADTKGKRFFSKCTACSDCIYACPYSVLFPVPDDKTGKHFPHMDVNLNACMLCKDYPCISACETGALLPYKKNESPKFGKAKGFFQHCINSRTGEKTCETCAITCPIPNVVKFKGNKPSFSNDCVGCGLCVSSCPTFPKAIQVQ; from the coding sequence ATGAACCGAAAAGACTTCTTCCGGAAAGGCTTAGCAAAAGCTTTTTCCGTAATGGAAGAAGGCGTTAATGAAATTTCGGAAACCTGGAAAACTGCTGTAGAGGAAGAAAAAAAAGCAGAACCGGAAAAGTCCTCGCCTAAAAAAAATCAAATCAAGGTCCCAAAACCTAAAACTGTAAAAAGTAAATTTAAAGGTTTTAGAAATTTACAATTTCCTCCCGGAGCTGACACAAAAGGAAAACGATTCTTCTCTAAATGTACTGCTTGTAGTGATTGTATCTACGCTTGCCCCTATTCGGTTCTATTTCCAGTTCCTGACGATAAGACTGGCAAACATTTTCCTCATATGGATGTGAATCTGAACGCGTGCATGTTATGCAAAGATTATCCATGTATTTCCGCTTGCGAGACTGGCGCACTTTTACCGTATAAAAAAAATGAATCTCCAAAATTCGGAAAGGCAAAAGGTTTCTTCCAACATTGTATCAATTCAAGAACTGGAGAGAAAACTTGCGAGACTTGTGCAATCACTTGCCCAATTCCTAATGTAGTCAAATTCAAAGGAAATAAACCAAGTTTTTCGAATGATTGTGTAGGCTGTGGTTTATGCGTTTCTTCTTGTCCTACATTTCCTAAGGCAATCCAAGTACAATGA
- a CDS encoding apolipoprotein N-acyltransferase produces the protein MDSFLHRFREFQKTLFFDFFCFLWTGAFAFLAFAPFYLSHLVWIAPFGLFWITHKYSGRYWRLVGYGFLFGVFFYAIAFHWIHHMAMVFGNFPWAVAFIILLLAGVLFGAKFPIFLVSYSFLSRRAGKHSVWVAGVCGMAADMIGYQLFPWYWGNLAAGNIILAQTVEITGVYGLSFLVFVISYTLFETNPLHLLEILKSKDKRSHFIKFWTLPFALLLLFVVVGSTLYLKWKNVTPTKTLEVLVVQPDAPMSIRDERGRSPREVIEDLMDRMDKMVENAVQKAGKNPDLIVLPEAGIPYFSANRELLKIRMGDRIYWPRFDSLMVSFANRYKATVFFNEIDAAYKIKSSGREYLRYFNNNVVYDPNGVRRQAYQKQYLVMFGETMPFEFMYDLSPQTGRFDPGESFDLLHYYSDIPKENPQTVLPVTWEKTEGLDAEFVRNYYSPTHTELKDEGSFLPLICYEVIVPEFVRKFKDSGNPQFIANLTNDKWYGTTTESDQHFELGRLRAIEWRRWLVRSTNSGISGYVDHLGNFIEGKSTSLMKAETSWQQIQVIDSPPGFYILYGNLIPWIMIILTAIYYGNLLLRNKKSEA, from the coding sequence ATGGATTCTTTTTTACATCGTTTTAGAGAGTTTCAAAAAACACTGTTTTTTGACTTCTTCTGTTTTCTCTGGACGGGGGCATTTGCATTCTTAGCCTTCGCTCCTTTTTATCTCAGCCATTTAGTTTGGATCGCACCCTTCGGTCTGTTCTGGATCACTCATAAATATTCCGGAAGATACTGGAGATTAGTAGGTTATGGTTTCCTATTTGGGGTATTCTTCTATGCGATTGCATTCCATTGGATCCATCATATGGCGATGGTCTTTGGGAATTTCCCTTGGGCTGTTGCGTTTATTATTCTTCTCTTAGCGGGAGTTTTATTCGGAGCTAAGTTTCCAATCTTCTTAGTTTCTTATTCTTTTCTTTCAAGAAGAGCCGGTAAACACAGCGTTTGGGTAGCCGGGGTCTGCGGAATGGCAGCGGATATGATCGGTTATCAATTGTTTCCTTGGTACTGGGGAAATCTCGCAGCAGGAAATATCATACTCGCCCAAACTGTGGAGATTACAGGAGTTTACGGACTTTCATTTTTAGTATTCGTAATCTCTTATACACTTTTTGAAACGAATCCATTACATCTTCTTGAGATATTAAAATCCAAAGATAAAAGATCCCATTTTATAAAATTCTGGACCTTACCATTTGCGTTACTTCTTCTTTTTGTGGTCGTTGGTTCCACATTGTATTTGAAATGGAAGAATGTGACTCCAACCAAAACATTAGAAGTCCTCGTGGTCCAGCCGGACGCTCCGATGAGTATTCGTGACGAGAGGGGAAGATCTCCTAGAGAAGTAATCGAAGACCTAATGGATAGAATGGACAAGATGGTGGAGAATGCCGTCCAAAAAGCCGGCAAAAACCCGGACTTGATCGTTCTACCTGAAGCAGGAATTCCTTATTTTTCTGCGAACAGAGAATTGCTAAAGATCAGAATGGGAGATCGTATCTATTGGCCTAGGTTCGATTCCTTAATGGTTTCCTTTGCAAATAGATACAAGGCGACTGTATTTTTTAATGAAATAGATGCAGCTTATAAGATCAAAAGTTCAGGAAGAGAATATCTCCGGTACTTTAATAATAACGTTGTATACGATCCGAATGGTGTTAGAAGGCAAGCTTACCAAAAACAATATTTGGTAATGTTCGGAGAGACAATGCCTTTCGAGTTCATGTATGATCTGAGCCCTCAGACCGGGAGGTTCGATCCGGGAGAATCTTTCGATCTTCTGCATTATTATTCCGATATCCCTAAAGAAAATCCTCAGACTGTTTTGCCGGTTACTTGGGAAAAAACGGAAGGGTTGGATGCCGAATTTGTAAGAAATTATTATTCTCCGACTCATACCGAATTGAAGGACGAGGGTTCGTTTCTTCCTTTGATCTGTTATGAAGTGATCGTTCCGGAATTCGTAAGAAAGTTTAAGGACTCAGGAAATCCTCAGTTCATCGCAAATCTTACCAATGACAAATGGTATGGAACCACTACAGAAAGTGACCAGCATTTCGAGTTAGGAAGATTGAGAGCGATAGAATGGAGAAGATGGCTAGTCCGTTCTACCAACTCAGGGATTTCCGGTTATGTAGACCATCTGGGAAATTTTATAGAAGGTAAATCCACTTCTCTTATGAAAGCGGAAACCAGTTGGCAACAGATCCAAGTGATCGATTCTCCTCCCGGATTTTATATTCTCTATGGAAACCTGATACCTTGGATCATGATCATTCTGACCGCAATATATTACGGAAATCTACTACTCCGTAATAAGAAATCTGAAGCCTAA
- the murA gene encoding UDP-N-acetylglucosamine 1-carboxyvinyltransferase, with protein MSSPYFKIIGKNPLHGTVMPQGNKNEALPILGAVCLVPGEVIIENIPQISDVLMLMDVLRHLGMEVEDKGEGTFLFRNNGDLKSDLPAELCSKIRGAVTLAGPILAKTGRVFLPRPGGDKIGRRRMDTHLLALQALGAQIEVFPDGYEIKGDRLRGTDLLMDEASVTATENAVMAAVLSEGITILRHAASEPHVQRLCKFLVSAGAKISGIGSNILTIEGVSSLKTPDKPHRIGSDYLEIGSFISLAAVTGGEIFIGDVDLEDIRMIRMVYSRLGIEVRPQDGGILVPSDQKMEIIPDYHGATPKIDDSPWPGFPADMTSVALVTATQCKGTVLIHEKMFESRLFFVDNIISMGAQIILCDPHRAIVIGPNRLYGQKVASPDIRAGMAMIIAALCAEGTSYIHNIGQIDRGFQDIDTRLRSLGAHIERIGEE; from the coding sequence ATGAGCTCTCCATACTTCAAAATTATCGGTAAAAATCCTCTTCACGGAACTGTAATGCCCCAAGGTAATAAAAACGAGGCCTTACCTATTTTAGGCGCTGTCTGTTTAGTTCCTGGCGAAGTGATTATCGAAAATATTCCCCAGATCTCAGATGTACTCATGCTCATGGATGTCTTACGCCATTTAGGAATGGAAGTAGAAGATAAGGGAGAAGGTACGTTTTTATTTCGTAATAATGGAGATCTAAAGTCGGATCTTCCTGCAGAACTATGTTCCAAGATCAGAGGTGCAGTTACACTCGCTGGTCCAATTCTTGCCAAAACCGGACGAGTGTTTTTACCAAGACCAGGTGGAGACAAGATTGGGCGAAGAAGAATGGACACTCATCTTCTCGCACTCCAAGCACTTGGCGCTCAAATCGAAGTATTTCCGGACGGTTACGAAATCAAGGGAGATAGACTCAGAGGCACGGACCTTCTCATGGACGAGGCTTCCGTTACTGCAACTGAAAACGCAGTCATGGCAGCGGTTCTTTCTGAAGGCATTACTATTTTGCGTCATGCAGCGAGCGAACCACATGTGCAAAGGCTTTGTAAATTTTTAGTTTCTGCCGGAGCAAAAATTTCAGGGATTGGTTCTAATATTCTCACGATCGAAGGTGTAAGCTCCTTAAAAACTCCGGACAAACCTCATAGGATCGGATCCGACTATTTAGAGATCGGAAGTTTTATCAGTTTAGCTGCCGTAACCGGTGGAGAAATTTTTATCGGAGATGTGGACCTGGAAGATATCCGGATGATCCGCATGGTATATTCTCGTTTGGGGATAGAAGTTCGTCCTCAAGACGGAGGGATCTTAGTTCCTTCTGACCAGAAAATGGAAATCATTCCTGATTATCATGGAGCCACTCCTAAAATAGATGATTCTCCATGGCCTGGCTTTCCTGCGGATATGACTTCTGTTGCGTTAGTCACTGCTACACAATGTAAAGGGACTGTTCTTATTCACGAAAAAATGTTCGAGTCCAGATTATTTTTCGTAGATAATATAATCTCGATGGGTGCTCAAATTATTCTTTGTGATCCGCATAGAGCAATCGTGATCGGACCAAATCGTCTTTATGGACAAAAAGTAGCAAGCCCTGATATCAGAGCTGGAATGGCAATGATCATAGCGGCACTTTGTGCAGAAGGTACAAGTTATATCCATAATATCGGTCAAATAGATAGAGGATTCCAAGACATAGATACTCGACTTAGATCTCTCGGTGCTCATATTGAGAGGATAGGTGAAGAATGA
- a CDS encoding LIC_13246 family protein yields the protein MKARRNKEVEEHFGWMKLKTDQLGFLGIIHSINRFYDSLQGSQSKELRYFRRKLVRTDFRYSKIFMKKFGDYEYLIYARIETKGKSESDSWIHIDGIRMERDEMKAKGVKDHPSYEIRCLSDIFESSCVPASRSEEDKIDSDCS from the coding sequence ATGAAGGCTAGGAGAAACAAAGAAGTAGAGGAACATTTCGGTTGGATGAAATTGAAAACGGATCAATTGGGCTTTTTAGGAATTATACATTCCATTAATAGATTCTATGATTCTCTACAAGGTTCTCAGTCCAAAGAACTACGTTACTTCCGAAGAAAATTGGTAAGAACAGATTTTAGATATTCTAAAATTTTTATGAAGAAGTTCGGAGATTATGAATATCTGATCTATGCTCGCATCGAAACTAAGGGAAAATCGGAATCTGATTCTTGGATACATATAGATGGGATCAGAATGGAAAGGGACGAAATGAAAGCAAAAGGTGTAAAGGATCACCCGTCTTATGAGATCAGATGTCTTAGCGATATTTTCGAATCCTCCTGTGTTCCAGCATCCAGATCGGAAGAGGACAAAATAGATTCGGATTGCAGTTAA
- a CDS encoding SpoIID/LytB domain-containing protein, with amino-acid sequence MSNLSKLSGLVFLFLFSNSLIADPIPNKIKIGILSKYSPDTVRIIAKGFRIQYSGKNSLEKDKTILVRAEEDKIRIIDGAKNSKSEHILFSGGEYELEVPKDHSSKRYSGDLEITSSKGKLKFILTIPLEEYVLIGMTSEFGDLFYPKEEKKTNPNWKKEYLIVASSMIRSYALANIGRHSKEGHDLCDLTHCLQFSGKLKKENILLSPSKKILLQDRNGKILETFFHSTCGGNLSSPSVLWKNFKNPQYYRSGPDTYGGEVQCKNSPYISWETFISREELESSLEAKQITELEAKYSESRITSLEYKDYSGKKNIQASEFLSKIGKKLGWNKTKSNDFKIETSARGFYFKGKGFGHGIGLCQYGAREMAFRGAKSEEILQFYFPGAELRQVP; translated from the coding sequence ATGAGTAATCTTTCCAAACTATCAGGTTTGGTTTTTCTATTTTTATTCTCTAATTCATTAATTGCGGATCCAATTCCAAATAAGATCAAGATCGGAATTTTGTCTAAATATTCCCCGGATACAGTCAGAATCATTGCAAAAGGCTTTAGAATACAATATTCAGGTAAAAATAGTTTAGAAAAAGATAAAACGATTTTGGTCCGAGCTGAAGAAGACAAAATCAGAATTATAGACGGAGCTAAAAATTCAAAATCTGAACATATTCTATTTTCAGGAGGAGAATACGAACTCGAAGTTCCAAAAGATCACAGCTCTAAAAGATATTCCGGAGATCTGGAAATAACCTCTTCCAAAGGAAAACTAAAATTCATACTTACTATTCCATTAGAAGAATATGTGCTGATTGGAATGACCTCGGAATTCGGGGATCTATTTTATCCTAAGGAAGAAAAAAAAACAAATCCAAACTGGAAGAAGGAATATTTGATCGTTGCATCTTCAATGATCCGTTCTTATGCACTTGCAAATATAGGAAGACATTCTAAAGAAGGACACGATCTTTGCGATCTAACTCACTGCCTCCAATTTTCAGGAAAATTAAAAAAGGAGAACATACTCCTCTCCCCTTCTAAGAAAATACTTCTACAAGACAGAAATGGAAAAATTTTAGAGACATTCTTTCATTCTACCTGTGGAGGAAATTTATCTTCTCCTTCCGTTCTTTGGAAAAATTTTAAAAATCCGCAATACTATAGATCCGGCCCCGATACATACGGAGGAGAAGTTCAATGCAAAAATTCCCCCTATATCTCTTGGGAAACTTTTATTTCGAGAGAAGAATTGGAATCTAGTTTGGAAGCAAAGCAGATAACCGAATTAGAAGCTAAGTATTCGGAATCCAGAATCACTTCTTTAGAATATAAAGATTATTCCGGAAAAAAAAATATCCAAGCCTCCGAATTCTTATCTAAAATCGGTAAAAAGTTAGGCTGGAATAAAACCAAGAGTAACGATTTTAAGATAGAAACAAGTGCTCGAGGATTTTATTTTAAAGGAAAAGGATTCGGACATGGGATCGGTCTTTGCCAATACGGAGCGAGAGAAATGGCATTTAGAGGGGCAAAATCGGAAGAGATACTTCAATTTTACTTTCCAGGTGCGGAACTGAGGCAAGTCCCTTGA
- a CDS encoding VOC family protein, with product MEVNHIGITSRDPEVSANFYREIFGLPQKEETEKAAKVLGIGKSNIAIYGEKDDPASPVFGSGCDFAIRVDPKSFREIEQRLFSQRLEYGVRKSSKTLFLNFHDPDGYLVELMCEEE from the coding sequence ATGGAAGTAAATCATATCGGTATCACCTCCCGTGATCCGGAAGTAAGTGCGAATTTTTATCGTGAAATTTTCGGTCTCCCCCAAAAGGAGGAGACCGAAAAGGCTGCGAAAGTCCTTGGCATTGGAAAATCGAATATAGCGATCTACGGAGAGAAGGACGATCCTGCTTCTCCTGTATTCGGATCCGGATGTGATTTTGCTATTAGAGTAGATCCGAAAAGTTTCCGTGAGATTGAACAAAGATTATTCTCTCAAAGATTAGAATACGGTGTTCGTAAATCTTCTAAGACACTTTTTCTGAATTTTCACGATCCGGATGGATACTTGGTTGAACTAATGTGCGAAGAAGAATAG
- a CDS encoding NADP-dependent isocitrate dehydrogenase produces the protein MAKIKVKTPLVELDGDEMTRIIWKEIKDRFIHPYLDIELDYYDLGVEYRDKTDDKVTVDSANAILKYGVGVKCATITPNQDRVVEYKLKKEWKSPNGTIRSILDGTVFRKPIIVNNIPSGVRSWQKPIVVGRHAFGDLYKDTELYIPEAGKVEIVFTTKDGKEKERVTINDFDGPGVVMGQFNLDKSIYSFAEACFNYAISEKINVWFATKDTISKKYHARFRAIFEEVSTKRAAELKAAGIEYWYYLIDDAVAQIVKNPGGMLWALMNYDGDVMSDMVASGFGSLGLMTSVLVSPDGKFEYEAAHGTVTRHYRQYQKGETTSTNSVASIFAWTGALAKRGELDGTPDVVSFAQKLEKAVIDTIQAGEMTKDLVLLTTTKGPKQLDTFQFMEAIQKRL, from the coding sequence ATGGCTAAAATTAAGGTGAAAACTCCTCTCGTCGAACTCGACGGGGACGAGATGACACGTATAATTTGGAAAGAAATTAAGGATCGTTTCATTCATCCTTATCTTGATATAGAATTAGATTATTATGATCTAGGCGTAGAATACCGCGACAAAACCGACGACAAAGTCACAGTCGATTCTGCTAATGCTATTCTAAAATACGGTGTAGGAGTTAAATGTGCTACCATCACTCCAAACCAAGATCGAGTTGTAGAATACAAACTCAAAAAAGAATGGAAGTCTCCTAACGGGACCATTCGTTCCATTCTGGACGGAACCGTTTTCCGTAAACCGATCATCGTAAATAATATTCCTTCCGGAGTTAGATCCTGGCAAAAACCGATCGTTGTAGGTCGTCACGCATTCGGTGACCTTTACAAAGACACTGAACTTTATATTCCGGAAGCTGGAAAAGTTGAGATCGTTTTCACAACAAAAGACGGAAAAGAAAAAGAAAGAGTTACAATCAACGATTTCGACGGACCTGGTGTTGTTATGGGACAGTTCAACTTGGACAAGTCCATCTATAGCTTCGCAGAAGCTTGTTTCAACTATGCGATCTCCGAAAAGATCAATGTATGGTTTGCAACTAAAGATACCATCTCCAAAAAATACCATGCTCGTTTCCGTGCGATCTTCGAAGAAGTTTCCACTAAAAGAGCAGCAGAACTAAAAGCTGCAGGAATCGAATACTGGTACTATCTAATTGACGACGCGGTTGCTCAGATCGTTAAGAACCCAGGTGGAATGCTTTGGGCTCTAATGAACTATGATGGAGACGTGATGTCCGATATGGTTGCTTCTGGATTCGGATCATTAGGACTAATGACTTCTGTTCTTGTTTCTCCAGACGGAAAATTCGAATATGAAGCTGCTCACGGAACTGTGACTCGTCACTACCGTCAGTATCAAAAAGGAGAAACCACTTCTACCAACTCTGTAGCTTCTATCTTTGCATGGACCGGAGCTCTTGCTAAGAGGGGAGAATTGGATGGGACTCCTGATGTTGTTTCTTTCGCTCAAAAATTGGAGAAGGCGGTAATCGACACGATCCAAGCGGGAGAGATGACCAAGGATTTGGTCCTACTTACTACAACCAAAGGCCCGAAACAATTGGATACCTTCCAGTTTATGGAGGCGATCCAAAAACGCCTTTAG